A single window of Spirochaetota bacterium DNA harbors:
- a CDS encoding TonB-dependent receptor: protein MRFFRVVFIIGIISALLAGVVYAQEAGKKPEEKKGLEETTAIGADTQKGPDREQEAPKKPVASSKGIVVTASKSETLIRETGASVTVITGEEIEKSGKAMLVDALRSVPGVVVEQNSSFGETAQVFMRGGKSGSVLVLIDGIEVNDAMNPDRSFDFAHLTADNIERVEVVRGAMSALYGSNATGGVINIITRKGQGDVKVRGAVEAGSFYSLRRSAGAAGGNDRTYFSISGSQNYSEGISKASRAEGAAEGDRDGYNNLSASARGGVRIFDESWFDLTVRFTQARYELDKDAFIDDPNYDALSRTLSTGLSFSQPVTDWWKHMLQVSYVNTYRTTDNDNDTLDFPGPFIYDDSWFKSETAKAEWRHTINIANVSILTVGADYREEHGSSYSDYDMGFGRTVSRLEEKTAGDVGVYVNEKLRLLDHVFISASARYDEHDTFGSVWTWGVSSSIIAPVTDTRFKANYGTGFKAPSLYQLYAPSSGNKDLDPEKVISWDAGVEQPFLDERLTISATYFSNHYRDMFGFNPAPPYNTINVGRVNTHGVEGQIEFRPVKSFSLVWFATWMKTKDLSTGKELLHRPEYQEGMTAIWEPTGKIMLSLTVAYVGERKDYWYDYTSGAFGAPVYLEARSYVRGDFSMWYAVLENLKLTFRVENFTDERYHQTAGYDTPGIAFYAGVKGEL from the coding sequence ATGCGTTTTTTCAGAGTGGTTTTCATTATCGGTATTATCAGTGCCCTGCTTGCCGGTGTGGTGTACGCGCAGGAGGCGGGGAAGAAGCCCGAAGAAAAAAAGGGCCTGGAAGAGACAACAGCGATCGGGGCCGATACGCAGAAAGGCCCGGACCGTGAACAGGAAGCCCCAAAGAAGCCTGTGGCTTCCTCGAAGGGGATCGTGGTCACCGCTTCAAAAAGCGAGACCCTCATCCGGGAGACCGGCGCATCGGTCACCGTGATCACAGGGGAGGAAATCGAGAAGAGCGGGAAGGCGATGCTCGTGGACGCATTACGCAGCGTGCCCGGGGTAGTCGTGGAGCAGAACTCCTCTTTCGGTGAGACGGCGCAGGTGTTCATGCGGGGCGGAAAGTCCGGGAGCGTGCTCGTGCTCATCGACGGGATCGAAGTGAACGACGCGATGAACCCTGACCGGTCCTTCGACTTTGCACACCTGACCGCTGACAACATCGAGCGGGTCGAGGTGGTCCGCGGCGCGATGAGCGCGCTCTACGGATCGAACGCGACCGGGGGCGTAATTAATATTATTACCAGAAAGGGTCAGGGAGATGTCAAAGTTCGCGGTGCAGTCGAGGCGGGCTCTTTCTATAGTCTTCGGAGATCGGCGGGTGCGGCAGGCGGAAACGACCGGACATATTTTTCGATATCTGGTTCTCAAAACTATTCCGAAGGGATTTCAAAGGCTTCGCGTGCAGAAGGAGCGGCCGAGGGAGACCGCGATGGATACAACAATCTATCCGCTTCGGCACGAGGCGGGGTGCGCATCTTTGACGAATCATGGTTCGATTTGACCGTGCGTTTCACGCAGGCACGCTACGAGCTCGACAAGGACGCCTTTATTGACGACCCAAATTATGATGCCTTATCACGCACACTCAGTACCGGGCTCTCATTCTCCCAACCGGTTACCGACTGGTGGAAACACATGCTTCAGGTTTCGTATGTGAATACCTACAGGACGACCGATAACGACAACGACACCTTGGATTTCCCCGGCCCGTTCATCTACGACGATTCCTGGTTCAAGTCCGAAACGGCGAAGGCCGAGTGGCGCCATACGATCAACATCGCGAACGTGAGCATCCTCACCGTCGGCGCCGACTACCGTGAAGAGCACGGGTCCTCGTACTCGGACTATGACATGGGATTCGGGAGGACCGTTTCGCGGCTGGAAGAAAAGACTGCGGGCGACGTGGGCGTATACGTGAACGAGAAATTGAGGCTGCTGGACCATGTGTTTATCAGCGCCTCGGCGCGCTATGACGAGCACGATACCTTTGGAAGCGTGTGGACCTGGGGCGTCTCGTCCTCGATCATCGCGCCGGTTACCGACACGCGCTTCAAAGCGAACTACGGCACCGGCTTCAAGGCGCCGTCGCTCTACCAACTCTACGCGCCGTCGAGCGGGAATAAGGACCTTGATCCAGAAAAGGTGATCAGTTGGGACGCCGGCGTCGAACAGCCATTCCTCGACGAGCGGCTTACGATTTCCGCGACCTACTTCAGCAACCACTACCGCGACATGTTCGGTTTCAACCCCGCGCCGCCCTACAATACGATCAATGTCGGGCGCGTGAATACGCACGGCGTCGAGGGGCAGATAGAATTCCGTCCTGTAAAAAGCTTTTCGCTCGTATGGTTTGCGACCTGGATGAAAACCAAGGATCTTTCCACAGGAAAGGAGCTTCTCCATAGGCCGGAATACCAGGAGGGGATGACGGCGATATGGGAACCCACGGGTAAGATCATGCTTTCGCTCACGGTCGCATATGTCGGCGAAAGAAAGGATTACTGGTATGACTACACCTCGGGAGCGTTCGGTGCGCCGGTGTATCTTGAGGCGCGTTCATATGTGCGCGGTGACTTCAGCATGTGGTACGCGGTGCTGGAAAACCTGAAGCTCACTTTCAGGGTGGAGAATTTCACCGACGAGCGTTACCACCAAACCGCGGGCTACGATACGCCCGGCATCGCCTTTTACGCGGGAGTAAAGGGCGAGCTGTAA
- a CDS encoding TIGR01777 family protein: MPGRIIITGGSGFIGSALALELAGTGYEIVVLSRDPSTVSNPWIKGVRAVKWDGYSSEGWLDLAEGAAAIVNLAGDNIGSGYWTPDKKRRILESRLRAGAAVSDAIVKAKKKPKMLVQGSAVGYYGNTGDSVADERTPNGEGFLAEVCRQWEASTAIAEKKDVRRVIIRTGAVLGGGGMLPMLILPFRFFAGAIPGSGRQWISWIHVRDEVRAIRFLIETRKAAGAFNLVSPWPVRAFEFYKSIGRAVHRPVLLHAPAFALRLLLGQMADDLALTSQRAQPSGLEALKFKFEFTELNAALDEILKKRGLR; encoded by the coding sequence ATGCCGGGGAGGATTATAATAACCGGGGGAAGCGGTTTCATCGGAAGCGCGCTCGCGCTTGAGTTGGCGGGTACAGGATATGAAATCGTAGTTCTTTCGCGCGACCCCTCCACCGTGTCGAATCCGTGGATCAAAGGCGTGCGCGCGGTGAAATGGGATGGATACAGTTCGGAAGGATGGCTCGATCTCGCGGAGGGTGCGGCAGCGATCGTAAACCTGGCGGGGGACAATATCGGGAGCGGCTACTGGACGCCCGACAAGAAGAGGCGGATACTGGAAAGCCGCCTGCGCGCGGGAGCCGCGGTGAGCGACGCGATCGTGAAGGCGAAGAAAAAACCGAAGATGCTCGTGCAGGGCTCGGCGGTGGGCTACTACGGGAACACCGGTGATTCGGTCGCCGACGAGCGTACTCCGAACGGCGAAGGTTTCCTTGCGGAAGTCTGCCGCCAGTGGGAAGCGTCCACTGCGATCGCCGAAAAGAAAGATGTGCGAAGGGTAATCATCCGGACCGGTGCCGTCCTGGGTGGTGGGGGGATGTTGCCGATGCTCATCCTGCCCTTCAGATTCTTCGCCGGAGCGATCCCGGGCAGCGGGAGGCAATGGATATCATGGATCCATGTGCGGGACGAGGTGCGCGCGATCAGGTTTCTCATTGAAACCCGGAAAGCGGCGGGCGCCTTCAACCTTGTGTCGCCGTGGCCCGTGCGTGCATTCGAATTCTACAAGTCGATCGGAAGGGCCGTTCATCGACCGGTGCTCCTCCATGCTCCCGCATTCGCGCTTCGTCTGCTGCTGGGACAAATGGCGGACGACCTGGCGCTCACCAGCCAGCGGGCGCAGCCGTCGGGGCTCGAGGCGCTTAAATTCAAATTCGAATTCACGGAGCTTAATGCTGCGCTTGATGAAATCCTGAAAAAGCGCGGTCTCCGGTGA